Proteins from one Brevibacillus humidisoli genomic window:
- a CDS encoding ECF transporter S component yields MHKTEVRTMQEVQTRKLVLLAFLGAIAFALYYLEFSIPLVPTFLKLDVSTLPGLVGGLMFGPVAGMVVELLKNILHFFFKNSDGLLIGEIANFLAGASFIVATVAIQRRYKTVKAFVAGLVLGTLLMTLLMALGNYYLLLPAYAMMYQISVEDLLAMFQMDSLWSYIVYAIVPFNLIKGLVLSLIAYPIYLKLIPRLPAS; encoded by the coding sequence ATGCACAAAACGGAAGTACGAACCATGCAGGAGGTGCAGACGCGAAAGCTGGTGCTGCTCGCTTTCTTGGGAGCGATTGCATTTGCGCTCTACTACCTGGAGTTTTCCATTCCATTGGTTCCCACCTTTCTCAAACTGGATGTCAGTACGCTGCCGGGATTGGTGGGCGGTCTGATGTTTGGTCCAGTGGCCGGGATGGTGGTTGAGCTCTTGAAGAACATCCTCCACTTTTTTTTCAAAAACTCTGACGGCCTGCTGATTGGTGAGATTGCCAATTTTCTGGCGGGAGCCAGCTTCATCGTTGCAACAGTAGCGATTCAGCGCCGCTACAAGACGGTAAAAGCATTTGTCGCCGGTCTTGTGCTGGGCACGCTGCTGATGACGCTGCTTATGGCCTTGGGCAACTACTATCTGCTGCTGCCGGCCTATGCGATGATGTATCAGATTTCGGTAGAGGATCTGCTGGCGATGTTCCAGATGGACAGCCTCTGGTCGTACATCGTCTACGCCATTGTTCCGTTTAATCTGATCAAAGGTCTTGTTTTATCGCTGATTGCTTATCCTATTTATCTCAAGCTGATCCCGCGTCTTCCGGCCAGTTGA
- a CDS encoding ABC transporter permease yields the protein MLRLYAELIRIRFLTLLAYRVNYYSGIIIYGINIGAYYFLWNAIYSGQQTLAGMSVEQMTVYVSIAWMSRAFYFNNIDFEIAQDVREGKVAIEMIRPYRYLSVKTAQALGEGLFRLLFFAVPGMVMVSLFLPLTFPPTVEVWGIYAVSLLLAFIINTEINLLTGVITFFFFRNDGMMRAKRVIVDLLSGLILPISFFPGWAQAVMNWLPFQAINYYPSMIFAGAVGPQQAGEVIALQAIWTAVLLVPLAVLWRRARRNLVVQGG from the coding sequence ATGCTTAGGTTGTACGCAGAGTTGATCCGCATCCGGTTTCTCACCTTGCTCGCCTACCGAGTCAATTACTACAGCGGCATCATTATCTACGGGATCAATATCGGAGCTTACTACTTCCTCTGGAATGCCATCTACTCTGGCCAGCAAACCCTGGCAGGGATGTCAGTGGAACAGATGACGGTGTATGTCTCCATCGCCTGGATGTCACGCGCTTTTTATTTTAACAACATCGATTTTGAGATTGCCCAGGACGTGCGCGAGGGAAAAGTGGCAATCGAGATGATCCGCCCCTACCGGTACCTGTCTGTAAAGACCGCGCAGGCGCTGGGAGAAGGACTGTTTCGCCTGCTGTTTTTTGCTGTACCGGGCATGGTCATGGTCAGCCTGTTCTTGCCGCTAACCTTTCCGCCGACGGTCGAAGTATGGGGGATCTATGCGGTCAGCCTTCTGCTCGCTTTCATCATCAACACCGAGATTAACCTGCTGACCGGAGTGATCACCTTTTTCTTCTTCCGCAACGATGGCATGATGCGGGCAAAACGGGTGATTGTCGATCTTCTGTCCGGATTGATCCTGCCGATCAGTTTTTTCCCTGGCTGGGCGCAAGCCGTGATGAACTGGCTCCCGTTTCAGGCGATCAACTACTATCCCAGCATGATCTTCGCTGGAGCGGTCGGTCCGCAGCAGGCGGGAGAGGTGATTGCGCTGCAGGCGATCTGGACAGCCGTACTGCTGGTGCCGTTAGCTGTACTCTGGCGTCGGGCCAGACGCAACTTGGTCGTGCAAGGAGGGTGA
- a CDS encoding ABC transporter permease, with translation MLQVLRLFTDYLSQYFKTRLAYRADFFGELVSNLIFELINLVFIIVVFQHVPLMKDWSRDEIIFVYGYFLIPYALFSMFFSFWDFNERYIIRGEMDRILTRPVYNLAQVSLESIAPDRIFGVISGLIIMGYATIKLELSFAWYDLFLFIGLVISSVLIYAGVYTAIAAISFFSDSRTGISPMIWNIQNYGRYPVDVYNGVIRFILTWILPFAFVGFYPSAYFLRKEEWYTYTLLTPVMGIAFFALGLFIWNWGIKRYQGAGS, from the coding sequence ATGCTGCAGGTACTACGGTTATTTACCGACTATTTGAGCCAATACTTCAAGACACGACTTGCTTACCGTGCTGATTTTTTTGGCGAGCTGGTGTCCAACCTGATCTTTGAACTGATCAATCTGGTGTTTATCATTGTTGTGTTCCAACACGTCCCCTTGATGAAAGATTGGAGTCGTGATGAAATCATCTTTGTCTACGGCTACTTCTTGATCCCCTATGCGCTGTTCAGCATGTTTTTCAGCTTTTGGGATTTCAACGAACGCTACATCATTCGTGGAGAGATGGATCGCATTTTGACCCGCCCCGTCTACAACCTGGCTCAGGTTAGTCTGGAGTCGATCGCACCCGATCGGATCTTCGGCGTGATCAGTGGTTTGATTATCATGGGCTACGCCACCATTAAGCTGGAACTCTCATTTGCCTGGTATGATCTGTTTTTGTTCATCGGACTGGTCATCAGCAGTGTGCTGATCTATGCCGGCGTGTACACAGCGATCGCTGCAATCAGCTTTTTTTCCGACTCGCGGACCGGCATCTCGCCGATGATCTGGAATATCCAGAACTACGGCCGATACCCCGTGGACGTCTATAATGGGGTGATCCGCTTCATCCTCACCTGGATCTTGCCGTTTGCCTTCGTCGGGTTTTACCCGTCAGCCTATTTTCTGCGAAAAGAAGAATGGTACACCTATACCCTGTTGACACCGGTGATGGGCATCGCTTTCTTCGCGTTAGGTCTGTTCATCTGGAATTGGGGCATCAAGCGGTACCAGGGGGCAGGGTCGTAA
- a CDS encoding winged helix-turn-helix domain-containing protein, whose translation MREFYDVNDPEALKSLSIPERVKILELFEDLEPRTAKQIATELGENAARLHYHVKELVRVGLLEQVDTRVKGSIVEKYYQLVAKVIQVNLRVMIEENAQQLGEIMFSPIRTTERDLLRTINRFVESDVDMRKEYSDTFAFNVGELYMSKEERNQLIDELNAIFRKYKDLKAAEGRRKYKHLDILFPLSPPNPVDDEEAWDELDEDQTNETS comes from the coding sequence ATGAGGGAATTTTACGATGTGAACGACCCTGAGGCGCTCAAATCGTTATCGATACCCGAGCGGGTAAAAATTTTAGAATTATTTGAAGACCTGGAACCACGGACAGCCAAGCAGATTGCGACCGAACTGGGTGAAAACGCGGCGCGGCTGCACTACCATGTCAAAGAGCTGGTGCGTGTCGGTTTGCTGGAACAGGTAGATACACGGGTGAAAGGCTCAATTGTGGAGAAGTACTACCAGCTGGTGGCCAAAGTAATCCAGGTAAACCTGCGGGTCATGATTGAAGAAAATGCCCAGCAGCTTGGTGAGATCATGTTCTCTCCGATTCGCACAACGGAGCGTGATCTGCTGAGAACGATCAACCGCTTTGTGGAAAGTGACGTCGATATGCGCAAGGAATACTCCGACACGTTTGCCTTTAACGTTGGAGAATTGTACATGTCCAAGGAAGAACGCAATCAGCTGATCGACGAATTGAACGCCATCTTCCGCAAATACAAAGACCTGAAAGCGGCAGAAGGACGACGCAAGTACAAACACCTCGACATCTTGTTTCCCCTCTCACCACCAAATCCGGTCGATGACGAAGAGGCGTGGGACGAGTTGGACGAGGACCAAACAAACGAAACATCATGA
- a CDS encoding M42 family metallopeptidase — MKIPLQYMIETFFTLASIPSPSGNTDHAIAWVEAELRQLGVSSVRTNKGALLATIPGAVDQQRRLLTAHVDTLGAMVREIKKNGRLKLSMIGGFPWNAVEGEHCQIETADGRIYTGTILTTKASVHVYSRETQKMERTDEVMEVRIDEKVTSKEDVLALGINVGDFVSFDPRVTVTDSGFIKSRHLDDKASVAILLGVLKQIKESGLQLPYTTHVLVSNNEEIGYGGNASIPENTVEYVAVDMGAIGEGQTTDEHCVSICAKDSTGPYHYGLRKHFVQLAEELGLQYRVDLYPFYGSDASAALRAGYDVVHGLIGPGIDASHSHERTHQESFENTAKLILAYLQSPITTVQGGTS, encoded by the coding sequence ATGAAGATTCCGTTGCAGTATATGATTGAGACGTTTTTCACACTCGCCTCCATCCCCAGCCCTTCGGGTAATACCGATCATGCGATTGCTTGGGTGGAGGCGGAATTGCGGCAGTTGGGTGTCTCCTCTGTTCGCACCAATAAAGGAGCACTGCTGGCCACGATACCTGGTGCTGTCGATCAGCAGCGTCGCCTGCTTACGGCCCATGTGGATACACTAGGTGCGATGGTTAGAGAGATAAAGAAAAACGGTCGACTCAAACTATCGATGATCGGCGGGTTTCCCTGGAATGCAGTAGAGGGGGAGCACTGTCAGATCGAAACAGCGGATGGCCGTATCTACACGGGGACCATCCTCACAACCAAAGCGTCTGTCCATGTGTACAGCCGTGAAACACAAAAGATGGAGCGGACTGACGAGGTGATGGAAGTCCGCATCGACGAGAAGGTAACAAGTAAAGAAGATGTCCTTGCCTTGGGAATCAACGTAGGCGATTTCGTGTCCTTTGATCCGCGGGTCACGGTGACCGATAGTGGGTTTATCAAATCACGCCATCTGGATGATAAAGCAAGTGTAGCCATTTTGTTAGGCGTACTGAAGCAAATAAAGGAATCGGGACTGCAACTGCCGTATACCACCCATGTTTTGGTCAGCAATAATGAAGAGATTGGTTATGGCGGCAATGCCAGCATTCCGGAAAACACGGTAGAGTACGTGGCGGTTGACATGGGAGCGATAGGCGAAGGACAGACGACAGACGAACACTGTGTCTCCATCTGTGCCAAGGACTCAACCGGCCCCTATCATTATGGACTGCGGAAACATTTTGTCCAGCTTGCAGAGGAACTCGGCTTGCAGTATCGTGTCGATCTGTATCCGTTTTACGGTTCTGACGCCAGTGCGGCGCTGCGTGCCGGATATGACGTGGTGCACGGACTGATCGGGCCGGGAATCGACGCGTCGCATTCACATGAGCGGACACATCAAGAATCGTTCGAAAACACGGCCAAGCTGATCCTCGCTTACCTGCAGTCCCCCATCACGACTGTACAGGGAGGAACCTCGTGA
- a CDS encoding class I SAM-dependent methyltransferase, which produces MSTNNLYAWTEYYDLTQRGISGDLPFYMEYARKADGEVLDLACGTGRISIPLAEAGIPVTGIDLSEEMLTSAREKAEQAGVAGRIQFLQGDMRGFELKRTFPLIMIPFRSFLHLLHLREQMKALSCIRKHLAPGGKLVLNVFVPKISHLYEEDEKMSLRGMYPLDNGEQVAMWDYTRYDHFQQLAEVTRTYERIASDGRLLEKVVGRFTLRYIFPTELHHLLRLHGLKVVERFGSFDKTPFDQHSSELIIVAQAA; this is translated from the coding sequence GTGAGTACTAACAATCTATATGCCTGGACAGAGTATTACGATTTGACACAGCGTGGTATAAGCGGCGACCTGCCGTTTTATATGGAGTATGCCAGGAAGGCGGACGGGGAAGTGCTCGACCTGGCCTGCGGCACTGGACGGATCAGTATTCCACTGGCTGAAGCCGGCATTCCGGTCACAGGAATCGATCTGTCTGAGGAGATGCTGACCAGCGCCAGAGAAAAGGCGGAGCAAGCGGGTGTAGCGGGACGCATCCAGTTTTTGCAGGGAGACATGCGGGGCTTCGAGTTGAAGCGGACGTTTCCGCTGATTATGATCCCGTTCCGGTCGTTTCTGCATTTGCTGCACCTCAGGGAACAGATGAAGGCGCTATCCTGTATCCGCAAGCATCTGGCTCCCGGAGGGAAGCTGGTGCTGAACGTGTTTGTTCCCAAGATCAGTCACCTCTACGAGGAAGATGAAAAAATGTCACTCCGCGGTATGTATCCACTGGACAACGGAGAGCAAGTGGCCATGTGGGATTACACACGCTACGATCACTTTCAGCAGTTGGCTGAGGTGACCCGCACGTATGAGCGGATCGCTTCCGACGGCCGCCTGCTGGAAAAAGTGGTTGGCAGATTTACGCTTCGTTATATATTCCCGACAGAACTGCACCATCTGCTCCGTTTACACGGTCTAAAAGTGGTCGAACGGTTTGGATCATTTGACAAAACACCCTTTGATCAACATAGTTCCGAACTGATCATTGTGGCGCAGGCAGCATAG
- the bcp gene encoding thioredoxin-dependent thiol peroxidase yields the protein MIEVGQPAPDFTLSASNGQTISLNQYRGKNVVLYFYPKDMTPGCTTEACDFRDYHPKFSELGTVVLGISPDDVASHDKFAAKYELPFPLLADPDHQTAEAYGVWVLKKMYGKEYMGIQRSTFIIDKDGRIAYVWPKVKVAGHVQEVLQYIEEHLT from the coding sequence ATGATCGAAGTGGGACAACCTGCTCCTGATTTTACGCTATCCGCGAGTAACGGTCAAACGATATCCTTAAACCAATACCGCGGTAAAAACGTCGTACTCTATTTTTATCCGAAAGACATGACGCCAGGCTGCACGACGGAAGCATGTGACTTTCGCGACTACCACCCCAAGTTTTCCGAATTGGGTACAGTCGTGCTTGGAATTAGTCCGGACGATGTCGCTTCCCATGACAAGTTTGCTGCCAAGTACGAACTGCCGTTTCCGCTGTTGGCTGATCCGGATCACCAGACTGCTGAAGCGTATGGGGTATGGGTGCTGAAAAAGATGTACGGAAAAGAGTATATGGGAATTCAGCGGAGCACTTTTATAATCGATAAAGACGGCCGGATTGCGTATGTATGGCCGAAAGTTAAAGTGGCTGGCCATGTACAGGAAGTGCTGCAGTATATCGAAGAACACCTGACGTAG